GTAATAAGTTTCCAGCCATCTGGAAAAAACTTCAAAGCGTCAAGGGCAATATAAGTGAAACCAGATAGGCCAGCGAGAGTAAGGGCTGCCATTGACTTTTTGATTTCTGGCGTAAGTATGGCTGTGAACATGGCATAGAGACCAACTCCAAGGCTGATTTGGACTGTTTCGGGCAAAATTGTCCCCACCACATAGCCTGTCGCTGTTCCCCCTATCCACGCTCCGTAGGAAATTCCATTTAACGCCAGCAAAAATGCAGCGGTAAGCTTGCCCTCGTGCAAAGACGCTACCGAAAATGTTTCATCTGTGATGCCAAAGGCTATAAAGGGCAGCCATTTCTTATTTATATTATTGAGACGGGCAGCCAGGGAGGCGCTCATCACCATATGACGCAGATTCAAAAGAAATGTGGCTAAAACAATGTCTCCTGTGGCTATGCCTGCCCTCAGTAGATCAAGAGCCATAAACTGGCTCGCTCCAGCAAACACGAGGATGGAAAAGAGGCAGTTCTCCCCAAAAGGCACCCCTACATTACGGGCTAAAAGCCCAAAGGCCATGCCGATAGGAACGTATCCTATCACGATAGGGAACCCTGCCTTAAGCCCATCATAAAGGCTTTTTTCTTGTAGTTTGTTCATCTCAAGGGGCCTCTAAAAAAGAGAGAGGATGTCCTCTATTTTATCGAAGGTGTGCCATGCCCCTGAGATTTCAAGTTCACGAGCTGAAAAATTACCCGTTGTCAAACCTATACCCCGTACTCCTGCGGCCACTGATGTCATCATATCGAGGTCAGTATCCCCTACATAGAACACTTCTTCGGCTCCTGCGCCTAGAAGGTCCATGCTCTTGTTCAAGATGTCCGGAGCAGGCTTTGGATGTTCCACATCCTGAATGCCTATAATATGCTCAAAAAAAGCATCCAGTTTCTGAGACTCTACTACCGGGCGGGCATTCTGACGATTCGATGCCACTGCGAGGCGGATTCCTTTATCACGCAGGGATTCTAAAAGAGGGAACGTGCCGGGGAAGACCCGAATTCCAGCATATTCCTGCTCAACAAAAAAACTTCGGTACTCTGTAAGCCATTCCTCTTTAAACTCACCCCAGAGGTGTAACCATGAATCTCGAATGGGCATCCCTATGGTCTTCAAGACTTCTTCTCTCGTAACATTACGCAACCCATGTTCCCTCGCAAGACGATTAGTGCTATTGGTAATGGCATAGCTGCTGTCTGCCAGGGTCATGTCGAAGTCAAAAATGACAGCTTTTACCACGTTCATTCCACCTTACTTTAAAGAATTCTTTTACATAACACAAGAAATCTTTTTGATTTCAGAGCATACTACCCTAACCTAGAGGAAAAATCAAAAAATTTCTTTATCTCTCAGACTTTGTTTACTATTATAGGCCTAAGTTTTCTATAAGGGGGGGACTTCTAATGTCATACAAAAAAACAAAACCATTAAGAGCGCTTTTTATAGGATTTGGCCATGTGGGCCAGCAAATTGCCAAAATCCTTACCAGAGAAAGGGATAATTTTCCAGGTCTTGCCTCCCTTGACCTCAAGACCATCGCCATTATTGGGAGGTCAAAAGGCAACCTGGTCAATGAAAAAGAAGGAGTGGACCTCCGAAAAGCCCTCGACGAAGTTGAGGAGATGAAAACATTTTCCTCGTCGAACCCTGACAGAAGAGACATTTCCGCACTAGAAGCCGCACGCTCTCTTGACTATGATGTTCTCATCGAACTTTCCAACCTCTCAATCGAAAACCGGGGGGAACCGGCAATAAGCCATATTCGATCAGCGCTGGAAAGAGGGCGCCATGCTATAACGGCCAACAAGGGACCTGTGGCCTTTGCCTATAGCGAACTCAAGGGTCTTGCGGAAAAAATGGAAACTTCACTCCTTTACGAAACTACTGTTATGGATGGAGCTCCAGTCTTTAACATGGCACGTTGCTGCTTGAAAGGGTGCACTGTCAAAGGAATTGAAGGGATTCTTAATTCTACTACTAATTTTGTCCTTTCCATGATGGAAGAGGGACAATGCATGGATGATGCCGTAAAAGAAGCTCAGAAGATAGGCATAGCGGAAGCTGATCCAAATTACGATCTGGAAGGATGGGATTCGTCAGCAAAGATCTCGATTCTTGCCAACGCCCTCATGGGAGCATCCATATCCCCCATCCACGTAGACAGAAAAGGCATTGCCGGTCTGAGCACTGAGGATGTTGAAAAGACTCTGAATTCAGGAAAAAGGCTAAAACTCATCTGCAAGGCCTGGCTCGCGGGGAAGGATGTGAGAGCAAGTGTCAAATTAGAAGAGATTCCTTCGAGACACCATTTTAACCTGGTAATGGGAAGCGGATCTGTAATCACCATCGAAACGGATCTCATGGGACCCATAGTATTAACCCAGCAAAATCCCACTCTTTATGATACTGCCTATGGCGTATTGAGTGATCTTATGACTCTATCGTCCACCATGGAAACCGGTGTGCAAACAGACAGCATTAACTCTTTACTGTAGAATAAGAATGGTCTTAGCGAATTATTCTGGGAGGGTCATCTATGGTAAGTTTGCCCCGTATTGTTCTGTATCAGAGAATCTCAGAACTTGAAAGGGAATTATATACTGATGCTCAAAGGGAACTTTGTACGTTCTTCGTCCCCACAAGTAGAGACAGAAAAATATTGCAAGACTTCCTTCTTCCGAAAAGCACGGCAGGGGACAGTTCTCCTATTATCTGGAGATGGGAAGACCTGACCCGCCACCTTGAAATACTTCTCGCGGCCAGTTGCGAGGGGTTGCGTTTTCGACGCCAGATCGACCCACCCGACCACTGGCTTATCGTTCGATATATTTTACATGGCTTCCTGGATGGACACCCTGAGAAAGAGCAGCTGCCTCCCGGAATTCGTCAGCCCGGATTTATTTCTACCCTGGGGGATCAATTCCGCGAATTGCTTCGAGAGGCTATCTCTCCTGAAATTCTGGGGAGATCCCTCGGCTGCGGCGCTTGCCAAAAAAATAATTGTACAAAAACTGCCGCCCCTGAAGGCATTTTATGCCGGCTGTTTCATCTTTACGTTGAATATCTGGAAACCTGGCATCTTATGGACAGCGCCCAAGTCCCCCTCATAGCCCTTGAGCTTCTTCAGAAAGGAGAGCCATCCCTCCTTCAGTGGATAAGGAGCCGCCGCTTCATATTTGTCGGCTTTCTCAGTTTCAGTTCAAGCCAAATGGCCCTTCTTTCTTATATGTCTTCAATAGGGGTGTCTATCACTTTATATTCTCCCAACACCGGTATCGATGACTTTTACACTACAGTGGACCAATTCCCATCAGCTCTAGTGGAGGGAACCCGATCTTCGGGCCCCTTCAAGGCACTCCGCATAGTAGCTGGCTCACCTCGAATGGAAATGGAGACTCTGGCTCGGGAACTGGTCCTCTGGAAAAACAAGAAGGGCTATCTGTCAGGCCAGGAGATTCTACCTGCCGAAACTCCGTGGCAAAATATTGGCATGGTTTTTGACGCTCCTCTTTTACCTCTCGCAGAAGAGGTACTGCAGCGATATCGCATCCCTTATTCAATAAATGAGGGCCTCACGGTGGGACAGACTGCACTCTGGGATATAGCCCGTCGGATCTGGAATGCCGGTGAACATGGATGGCCTCTCGGAGAAACCTGGGATATCCTTCGCGAACCCTGTCTGGCAGGAAGGGAGATAGCAACTTCACCACCCGCTGATATCTTCACTCTTAATGAGAAAGGGTGGATCGGTTTCTTGGAGCACGCAGCTCCTGAACGAGGGTTAGACTCTTTTAAAAAGATGTGCCTTTTTGTAAAGACCATAAAAAAAGGCGGCACTCCCGTGGAAATACTATCTGCTCTTTATTCCCTGGCTGCAGAAAATCCCTCGTGGGGGAAAGAGCTTTCTCTCTGGGCTATGGACCACCCAGAGTTTGACGAATCTATCCGCCGTCTTCAGGCAGCATTGCGAGAGACAGAACATAAGGTTGAAAGTCTTGGAGAGCTTCAAGACCGTATTGGACCTGCGGGGCAGGTTCGGTTCTCCGGTTCTGAAGCCGTCTCCTTTCTACATCACTGGACATCTATGGCTACTATATGGCTTCCACCGGCAATAAAAGGGGCCCTTTCTCTGTTTATAGGAACTCCTCCAGTTCTTGAAAAAAACTCTCTCTGGATCATGCCAAACATCACTGCTTCCATCTGGCCGGGGAAAATGAGCGAATCCTCCCTTCTTCCCGACAGGCATAAATTGGCGCTGCATGACTTAACAGGTACGGAACGAGGGCACCTCCCCCTTTTAAAAGAAAAAAGAGATCAGAGAGAAGCTCTGTTCAGACGTCTCGTTGCCTGTGGAGAAGACCTGCTTATTCTCTCCTCTCCTTCAACAGATGCCCTAGGAAAACCCCTTCCACCCTCTCCATTCTTAGGAAAAGGGGTTTCTGAGAACTGGATATCCTTCCCTGACGACATGGCTCCTCTGGAGAGGTCACTCAGTCATCTCCTTCCTCAAAACGAAGAAACCATGGTGCAACATGTGGAGATAGGGGAAGACGCTTCGCCCTATGGAGGGATATTACGAGAACTGCCTACGTTCAGAGGTGATGCACCTGAACCATTGAAAGGACATTTGAGCGCTCTGGACGATTATGAAAGTTGCCCCTTCCGCTTCGTCAACTTGAACGTGCTTAAAATAGAAGAGCCAGCCGAACCTGGACTGGATGTACGAAAATGCGGCAGCACCCTTCACCTTCTCTGGGAAAGGGTGTGGCAAGCCTATGAGCAGACGTCTCGCCCTCTTTCTTTATTGGCCCGACAGTATTGGGAAGAAACCCTGGAGGAAAGTTACCCTGAATTGCTGAGAGTTCCCCAACTTGCCAGACATAAGGAGTTACTTTTACAACAAGTGACAGGGCTGGCTGATCTTCAGCAATCCATGGAAAACAACGGCCTGGCAGGGCTCCGGCTTAAACAGTTCAGGGAATTGGATCTGCCTATTCTAATAGTGGACGGGGTTTCTTTCACTGGAAAGGCCGACCGCATTGAATACCTTCATGACGGAAGAATTCTTATTTTTGACTACAAGCTGGGAAAAAGTAACGGACGGAACAAAAGCTTACAGCTGGCGGCCTATGCCCTGGCCCTGCTGGAAGGGAAAGGGAAGAAAACGCACCTTCCGGTAACCGGCGTATCAGGGGGCTTATACCTTTGTCATGGCGATACTTCTGTGGCAGGAGCCATTGAAGGGAAAGACCTCCAGAATATAACCGGGGGGAAAAATGGCCGAAGCAACAATGCTCTGGAAACGCTCTTCCTTGAAGCGCAAGGGGCTCTTGAACGCATGGCTGCAAGTCTGAAGACCGGCGTTTTCCCGCCCTCCTATGGTTCGGAAACCTGTCGCCACTGTTCTCTTAATCTTATGTGCAGAAAAAGCGAACTTGGGGGCCAAGGTGAAAATGACGAAAATGAATAGTGCTTTTACTCAGCTTCTAAAAGAAAGAACTCAGCCAGGCCAATTCAAGGCCATTACTGCTGATGCGCCTCTTGTGGCAGTGAGTGCGGGAGCCGGAACGGGAAAAACCTGGACCCTCGCCTGGCGTTTTATATGGATCCTCGTCACAGGAAGGGCCGACACAAACGAAATCCTTACTCTCACCTTTACAGAAAAGGCTGCTCTGGAAATGGCGGAACGAATAAAAAATCTGCTCTTACAACTCGCCATGGAACTACCGTCCCAAAAGGTTTTTTTTCAAAAGGCGGCAGATCGTATCGATGAGGGATATATTTCTACCATCCACTCTTTTTCTATGAGGGTTTTGAAGGAGTGCGGCCTGGCAACGGAGCTGGATCCGGAATCGGGAACCATTGCTCCTCCCCAAGAAAGTCTCTTCTGGAAAGAAGCGGAAGAGGCCCTTGACCGATGGGATGGAAACTGGTTTGCCAAAAGCTCCTCCCACCTATGGGCCCAGCGGATCGCCAAGCTTTTCTCAGATCCTCTCTTTATGGATAGTGTCAATACTTTCGGACCAAATGCAACAGTGGAACTGGCTAAGAGCTCCCTCGCTCTTTTTGCCAGCCAGGGGCAAACTCCAAAAGACCTATGGCAGTGGGGCTCAGACCTTTTTTCTAGAGATCAGGACGCTGTTGACACAGCCAGATTAACGCTCTTTAGGCGATGGGAAGATGAATGGCATCGCTTTCTTCAACCTGAATCGGGCATCTTTTACAACCTGAACGAGCTGGGAGGGACTGGTAAACTATGCGGCAATGTCAGAAATCTCATAACCCGATGGCAGCAGCAGCCTTCTAAAGAGAATCTGCCGCACTTTATCCAAAGCCTTATAGAGGGGTTAAAGGGTGCCAGTGGAAAACTTGCTAACGAAATAGCCTTTCATCTGAAAGAACCTGTTTCCCAATATCGCAACCGCCTCATAAAAGAAGAACCTTGGATAACTGTCTTCACTCAGGGATTTGATGAAAAGGAACAGGCATATCGAAGCTGTCTTCTTGGTTTTTCCGCCATTCTCTGGCAATTATGGGATGAATTCCGACGAAGAAAGAACCGTCTCTCTTTCGACGACATGATTCGCTATGCCATGGAAGCCCTGGAACACAGTCCTTCATACGCAGAGCGTTTTAAAGAGATCCTTGTGGATGAGTTTCAGGACACCAACCCTCTCCAGGACCGTCTTATCCAGGCAGTACGAAGCCATAGCCAGCGCCTTTTCATTGTAGGGGACCTGAAACAATCAATCTATCGATTTCGCCATGCAGACCTCTCTCTCTTCGGTTCATACATCAAAAAAGCTAAATACGGTCATGGAGACTATATCCTCCTCGACACAAGCTTCAGAAGCAAAGAAATTCTTGTTCATGAGGTAAACGATCTTTTTTCTTCAGTCTGGAAAGATGGTCTAGGGCAGGAATTGCCCCTTCCCTTCGAGTCCCTGGAAGTCCCTCACTATCTTTCTACCCATGAGCTCCGTCAGCAATGTACCGTAGATCCCTTCCTCACCTATCTCGAAGGAGGCAAGGAAGGCGAAAAGATACGTGAAGCACGGCTTCGCCAGATTAGGCGGCTCGCCCTTCTTTTCTCTCAATATTACGAAGAAAAGCGAACAGTCTGGGACAAACAGAAAGAGTGTCTCCGTCCAGTGCAGTGGAAGGACATGGCCATACTTGTGCCATCCCGTACAAGCTGGTTCCCTCTTCTAGAAAAGATATTTTTTGAGGAATTTCAGCTTCCCATATACTTTGAAGGAAGTACAAGCTACTTTTCAAGAAGCGAAATACAGGATCTCATAGCTCTTCTCAACTTCCTTGATGACCCCGGAAAGGAACTGTACCTTATGAGCTTTCTCTCTTCACCCTTATCCTCTCTTTCTCTGGAAGAAGTCAGGGATCTTGCCCTCGATGCACCTAAAGGATACCGCCTCCAGGCTTTTCAGGAAAAATGGCCTCATCTTGCGCGGCAAATAGATGACTGGCGTTTGATGGCCCATTTCCTCGGGCCGTCTGCCGTTCTGGCATCCTTTCTTGAGAAAAGCGACTCCTTCCTTAGAGCTTTCCCGGCGTGGAAAAGACGCGGCGTGGCAGCCAACATGCGAAAAGCTATCGATATGGCCCGAGAGTTTGAGGAAGCTATTGGCACAAGCCTTCCCGGCTGCGCCTCTTATCTGAGGGAGGCCATGGAAAGACAGGAGAAGTTCGCGGAACCCGATGTTTCCAACGAGAAAGAAAACGTCATCAGAGTAATGACCGTCCATGGCTCCAAAGGACTGGAATTCCCGGTGCTGGCTGTTCTCGGTCTCGAAAGAACCAGCAGTGCAGGAGAGAAAGGAAGCCTTATGCCATCCCCCAAAATGGGCGTTGCCCTCAGCCGTATTCCGGGCGAAAGAAACTCTGGGCAAGCTCCCCTGGCCTGGTCCCTCTCACGCCTTTTTGAAGAACAGGAAGAGTATGAGGAGTGGCAGCGTCTTTTTTACGTGGCATGCACCCGAGCTCGAGATAGCCTCATCTTGTGCGGCCATCTTCCATGGAGAAGGGACGGATATTCACCGGGGGATCGTTCTTGGCTGAAAATGCTGCTGTCTTGGAATCCCGAACTGCTTCCATTGACAGACGAACCGGCTGCTAAGGCAGGAGGGCCCAAAGAAGAGAGAGAGCGCTCTCATAAATACAGCAGTGTTCCCCTCCCTTCTTCTGAACATCAGTATCTGGCAAGAATCAGCGCCACATCCTTTGCTCTTTTTCAATACTGCCCATACGCCTACCGCATGAAACACCGGCAGGGCCATGAACTGGTCTGGGAGCAGCCTGGAGAATATCCCTCAGAGGGCGGCGCAGATGTGGGAAGTCTGGTCCACTATCTGCTCTCACAATGGGATTTTGCATCTAAACCTCTTGAGTCTTTCTTTCCTGAAGAGGAGAATTGGGATACTTTCACAGAAACACTGCCGGGGAAACTCAGGGCCGTATGGAAACGCCCTCGAGTACCCTCACATATCTACTCCTGGCTCCTCACTTTTCAGCAAGGAGCCATCGTCGGCAGAATCCTTAAAAATAACCTGACCGTCAAGAAGGAGGTCCCCTTCCGAGCAGATTTAGTCAACGGCCCGACCATGGTTGGAGCCATTGATCTTCTGTGGCACGAAAATGACATGCTGTTTATTCGGGATTTTAAAATAACCACTATTTCCCAGGTTCCAGAAAACCTTTACAGAGACCAGTTAGCCTTTTATGCCCTGGCCATGAAAAAGACCCTTTCTGTGCCGCGAATCTCTCTCGGCTTCTGGCATCTGCGGGAAGGAACAGAAGAACTTCTTTCTTCTTTAGAAAGAGAGGACTGGGATCAGATCGAAGGAGAGGTCAGAAAAATGGCCCGACAGGCCCTATCCGGTCCCTTTAAACCTGTTAAAGGCCGCTGTTCTTTTTGCCCTTTCAAAGGGGAGTGCACATGGCTCCATGCATAGGCTGCTATAGGTTTTCCCAGCTCTTGAATCCCTTGCCCAGAACTTCTGATGCATCATTGACAGACATAAAGGCTTTGGGATCCTTTGCGGCCAGAAAGTGTTTCAATGTTACCATTTGCCGGGGCTCTAGCAGAGCCAGCAACACTGTTCTCTCCTGCCCCGAGAAACCGCCCTCTCCCTGGAGCAACGTAACTCCCCTGCCAAGATCCTTCGTGATGAACTCAGAAATTTCATGGGGATAATTCGTAATGATAAACACCTGCTTGCGCCGGTCAAAAGAACGGGACGTATTATCCACCACTATACCGTAAACATAAAGCGCGACTACTCCATAGATTGAAGCCTGAATGCCGACAATGAAGGCAGAAAAACCCAGTATTAACGTATTAACACAAATAGAAAACTGCCCCATTTCAATTCCGTAACGCTTACGTAACGCCATTCCCGGAATATCTATGCCGCCGGTAGATCCACCTGCTCTGAAGATAATACCCGTTCCGAGTCCCTTGATAACACCTGCAAGAACCGCCGCCATAAACTTATCCTCCAAGTTTAGCTGAGGTATAAACTCAAAGACCTTAACTAAAAAAGCAATAAGGGAAACAGAGTAGCCTGTCCAGATGACAAAACGAGGTGATAGTTCCCGCCATGCCCAGGCCATCAGGGCGCCGTTAGCTGTGAGAAGCACCCATGCCGGAGAAATTCCCCATATGTAGTTGGAAAGAACAGAAAGTCCCGCTACGCCGAGGTCGGGGAAACGATTTGGCATTACAAAAACCACCATGGCAAAAGCTATAAGCACATCTCCCGCCGTAACGGCAAGAAAGGTTCGCCACTCTTTTCGAATACCGAAAACTAAACGAAAAAAAGATTCTTTTAGAAATCCTTGAAAAAAGCCTTTCAATCACCATATCCTCCTTACTCTTTCATTTATTCTAGAAATGAGCAATCACTGTAACGCAGTGTCT
This region of Aminobacterium colombiense DSM 12261 genomic DNA includes:
- a CDS encoding HAD family hydrolase — protein: MVKAVIFDFDMTLADSSYAITNSTNRLAREHGLRNVTREEVLKTIGMPIRDSWLHLWGEFKEEWLTEYRSFFVEQEYAGIRVFPGTFPLLESLRDKGIRLAVASNRQNARPVVESQKLDAFFEHIIGIQDVEHPKPAPDILNKSMDLLGAGAEEVFYVGDTDLDMMTSVAAGVRGIGLTTGNFSARELEISGAWHTFDKIEDILSLF
- a CDS encoding AzlC family ABC transporter permease, translated to MNKLQEKSLYDGLKAGFPIVIGYVPIGMAFGLLARNVGVPFGENCLFSILVFAGASQFMALDLLRAGIATGDIVLATFLLNLRHMVMSASLAARLNNINKKWLPFIAFGITDETFSVASLHEGKLTAAFLLALNGISYGAWIGGTATGYVVGTILPETVQISLGVGLYAMFTAILTPEIKKSMAALTLAGLSGFTYIALDALKFFPDGWKLITAIIIGSTAGPFLLKDSCEGDKI
- a CDS encoding PD-(D/E)XK nuclease family protein; its protein translation is MVSLPRIVLYQRISELERELYTDAQRELCTFFVPTSRDRKILQDFLLPKSTAGDSSPIIWRWEDLTRHLEILLAASCEGLRFRRQIDPPDHWLIVRYILHGFLDGHPEKEQLPPGIRQPGFISTLGDQFRELLREAISPEILGRSLGCGACQKNNCTKTAAPEGILCRLFHLYVEYLETWHLMDSAQVPLIALELLQKGEPSLLQWIRSRRFIFVGFLSFSSSQMALLSYMSSIGVSITLYSPNTGIDDFYTTVDQFPSALVEGTRSSGPFKALRIVAGSPRMEMETLARELVLWKNKKGYLSGQEILPAETPWQNIGMVFDAPLLPLAEEVLQRYRIPYSINEGLTVGQTALWDIARRIWNAGEHGWPLGETWDILREPCLAGREIATSPPADIFTLNEKGWIGFLEHAAPERGLDSFKKMCLFVKTIKKGGTPVEILSALYSLAAENPSWGKELSLWAMDHPEFDESIRRLQAALRETEHKVESLGELQDRIGPAGQVRFSGSEAVSFLHHWTSMATIWLPPAIKGALSLFIGTPPVLEKNSLWIMPNITASIWPGKMSESSLLPDRHKLALHDLTGTERGHLPLLKEKRDQREALFRRLVACGEDLLILSSPSTDALGKPLPPSPFLGKGVSENWISFPDDMAPLERSLSHLLPQNEETMVQHVEIGEDASPYGGILRELPTFRGDAPEPLKGHLSALDDYESCPFRFVNLNVLKIEEPAEPGLDVRKCGSTLHLLWERVWQAYEQTSRPLSLLARQYWEETLEESYPELLRVPQLARHKELLLQQVTGLADLQQSMENNGLAGLRLKQFRELDLPILIVDGVSFTGKADRIEYLHDGRILIFDYKLGKSNGRNKSLQLAAYALALLEGKGKKTHLPVTGVSGGLYLCHGDTSVAGAIEGKDLQNITGGKNGRSNNALETLFLEAQGALERMAASLKTGVFPPSYGSETCRHCSLNLMCRKSELGGQGENDENE
- a CDS encoding UvrD-helicase domain-containing protein, translating into MTKMNSAFTQLLKERTQPGQFKAITADAPLVAVSAGAGTGKTWTLAWRFIWILVTGRADTNEILTLTFTEKAALEMAERIKNLLLQLAMELPSQKVFFQKAADRIDEGYISTIHSFSMRVLKECGLATELDPESGTIAPPQESLFWKEAEEALDRWDGNWFAKSSSHLWAQRIAKLFSDPLFMDSVNTFGPNATVELAKSSLALFASQGQTPKDLWQWGSDLFSRDQDAVDTARLTLFRRWEDEWHRFLQPESGIFYNLNELGGTGKLCGNVRNLITRWQQQPSKENLPHFIQSLIEGLKGASGKLANEIAFHLKEPVSQYRNRLIKEEPWITVFTQGFDEKEQAYRSCLLGFSAILWQLWDEFRRRKNRLSFDDMIRYAMEALEHSPSYAERFKEILVDEFQDTNPLQDRLIQAVRSHSQRLFIVGDLKQSIYRFRHADLSLFGSYIKKAKYGHGDYILLDTSFRSKEILVHEVNDLFSSVWKDGLGQELPLPFESLEVPHYLSTHELRQQCTVDPFLTYLEGGKEGEKIREARLRQIRRLALLFSQYYEEKRTVWDKQKECLRPVQWKDMAILVPSRTSWFPLLEKIFFEEFQLPIYFEGSTSYFSRSEIQDLIALLNFLDDPGKELYLMSFLSSPLSSLSLEEVRDLALDAPKGYRLQAFQEKWPHLARQIDDWRLMAHFLGPSAVLASFLEKSDSFLRAFPAWKRRGVAANMRKAIDMAREFEEAIGTSLPGCASYLREAMERQEKFAEPDVSNEKENVIRVMTVHGSKGLEFPVLAVLGLERTSSAGEKGSLMPSPKMGVALSRIPGERNSGQAPLAWSLSRLFEEQEEYEEWQRLFYVACTRARDSLILCGHLPWRRDGYSPGDRSWLKMLLSWNPELLPLTDEPAAKAGGPKEERERSHKYSSVPLPSSEHQYLARISATSFALFQYCPYAYRMKHRQGHELVWEQPGEYPSEGGADVGSLVHYLLSQWDFASKPLESFFPEEENWDTFTETLPGKLRAVWKRPRVPSHIYSWLLTFQQGAIVGRILKNNLTVKKEVPFRADLVNGPTMVGAIDLLWHENDMLFIRDFKITTISQVPENLYRDQLAFYALAMKKTLSVPRISLGFWHLREGTEELLSSLEREDWDQIEGEVRKMARQALSGPFKPVKGRCSFCPFKGECTWLHA
- a CDS encoding YitT family protein, producing the protein MKGFFQGFLKESFFRLVFGIRKEWRTFLAVTAGDVLIAFAMVVFVMPNRFPDLGVAGLSVLSNYIWGISPAWVLLTANGALMAWAWRELSPRFVIWTGYSVSLIAFLVKVFEFIPQLNLEDKFMAAVLAGVIKGLGTGIIFRAGGSTGGIDIPGMALRKRYGIEMGQFSICVNTLILGFSAFIVGIQASIYGVVALYVYGIVVDNTSRSFDRRKQVFIITNYPHEISEFITKDLGRGVTLLQGEGGFSGQERTVLLALLEPRQMVTLKHFLAAKDPKAFMSVNDASEVLGKGFKSWENL